One genomic window of Azospirillum sp. TSH58 includes the following:
- a CDS encoding HAMP domain-containing sensor histidine kinase, translated as MGAALAALADGIGVLAAVRDGTGAVDDFEWLTANRAAERLFGHPLTGRRLRADDLQDGEGAGLFACLADCLMERQTVRRLVIAPGGARWRIAATPLDTPPPGADRAAPTVCVSLVELGAEVPAVPESHRAHRAKAEFLAHMSHELRTPLNAVLGFSEVLLAETFGPLGSPRYRSYAADIHASGTHLLSLIDGILDLSQSETARTDMQEEAINVADAARQALAQVGDKAAARGVDIGEDLSRDLPLLYGDARALQRMLTNLLSNAVKFTPSGGQVMLSASPMPDGGIGLMVADTGAGIAEDELARVLEPFGRADMAVPRGATGTGIGLPVVKRLMEMHGGRLDLYSEPGAGTTAILMFPPRRSLPHAASQGIPHAAARA; from the coding sequence ATGGGCGCGGCGCTGGCGGCGCTGGCCGACGGAATCGGCGTTCTGGCCGCGGTCCGTGACGGCACCGGCGCCGTCGACGACTTCGAGTGGCTGACGGCCAACCGCGCGGCGGAGCGGCTGTTCGGGCATCCCCTGACCGGGCGCCGGCTGCGCGCCGACGATCTCCAGGATGGCGAGGGGGCCGGCCTGTTCGCCTGCCTCGCCGATTGCCTGATGGAACGCCAGACGGTGCGCCGTCTGGTGATCGCCCCAGGCGGCGCGCGCTGGCGGATCGCCGCCACCCCGCTCGACACCCCTCCTCCGGGCGCCGACCGCGCGGCGCCGACCGTCTGCGTGTCCCTCGTGGAGCTTGGCGCGGAGGTTCCCGCCGTGCCGGAATCGCACCGCGCCCACCGGGCCAAGGCGGAGTTCCTGGCGCACATGAGCCATGAGCTGCGCACCCCGCTGAACGCGGTGCTGGGCTTTTCCGAGGTGCTGCTGGCGGAGACCTTCGGCCCGCTCGGCTCCCCCCGCTACCGCAGCTACGCCGCGGACATCCACGCCAGCGGCACGCATCTTCTGTCGCTGATCGACGGCATCCTGGACCTGTCGCAGAGCGAGACCGCCCGGACGGACATGCAGGAGGAGGCCATCAACGTGGCCGACGCCGCCCGTCAGGCGCTGGCCCAGGTCGGCGACAAGGCGGCGGCCCGCGGCGTGGACATCGGAGAGGATCTGTCCAGGGACCTGCCCCTGCTCTACGGCGACGCCCGGGCGCTTCAGCGGATGCTGACCAACCTGCTGTCGAACGCGGTGAAGTTCACCCCTTCGGGCGGGCAGGTGATGCTGTCGGCCAGCCCCATGCCGGACGGTGGGATCGGGCTGATGGTGGCCGACACCGGCGCCGGCATCGCCGAGGACGAGTTGGCCCGCGTCCTGGAACCGTTCGGCCGCGCCGACATGGCCGTCCCCCGCGGCGCCACCGGGACGGGCATCGGCCTGCCCGTGGTCAAGCGGCTGATGGAGATGCACGGCGGGCGGCTCGACCTCTACAGCGAGCCCGGCGCCGGCACGACGGCCATCCTGATGTTCCCGCCGCGGCGCAGCCTGCCCCATGCGGCTTCCCAGGGCATTCCCCACGCCGCTGCCCGCGCCTGA
- a CDS encoding acetate/propionate family kinase: MSSQNAGGGNAILVINAGSSSLKFSVFRESGAGGLRVTINGQISGIGTEPKFEAKDAAKNPLAERVWAAGEPSDRTALLAFLLEWIEGRLDGAKLLAAGHRVVHGGTRHAAPVLLTPAVMEELESFIPLAPLHQPRNLAAIRALAEAHPELPQVACFDTAFHRGQPWQSQMFAIPRELTDEGVRRYGFHGLSYEYIARRLPELAPELADGRVVVAHLGSGASMCAIHAGRSVDSTMGFTALDGLPMGTRCGNIDPGVLIYLMRQKGLGADAIEKLLYNKSGLLGVSGLSNDMRALLDSEDPHAEEAVELFCFRIAKETGALAASMGGIDALVFTAGIGERSAPVRARVGDKLAWLGVVLDPAANEANGPLISAPTSRIPVYVIPTDEEQMIALHSRKALETA, translated from the coding sequence ATGAGCAGCCAGAACGCGGGTGGCGGCAACGCCATCCTGGTGATCAACGCCGGCTCCTCCAGCCTGAAATTCTCGGTCTTCCGAGAAAGCGGGGCGGGGGGGCTGCGGGTGACCATCAACGGCCAGATCTCCGGCATCGGCACCGAGCCGAAGTTCGAGGCCAAGGACGCCGCCAAGAATCCGCTGGCCGAGCGGGTCTGGGCGGCCGGCGAGCCGTCCGACCGCACCGCCCTGCTGGCCTTCCTGCTGGAGTGGATCGAAGGGCGGCTGGACGGGGCGAAGCTGCTGGCCGCCGGCCACCGCGTCGTGCACGGCGGCACCCGCCACGCCGCCCCGGTGCTGCTGACCCCGGCCGTGATGGAGGAGCTGGAAAGCTTCATCCCCCTGGCCCCGCTGCACCAGCCGCGCAACCTCGCCGCCATCCGCGCGTTGGCCGAGGCCCATCCGGAGTTGCCGCAGGTCGCCTGCTTCGACACCGCCTTCCACCGCGGCCAGCCCTGGCAGTCGCAGATGTTCGCCATCCCGCGCGAGCTGACCGACGAGGGGGTACGCCGCTACGGCTTCCACGGCCTGTCCTACGAGTACATCGCCCGCCGCCTGCCGGAGCTGGCTCCCGAACTGGCCGACGGCCGCGTGGTCGTCGCCCATCTCGGCAGCGGCGCCAGCATGTGCGCCATCCACGCCGGGCGCAGCGTGGACAGCACCATGGGCTTCACGGCGCTGGACGGGCTGCCGATGGGCACCCGCTGCGGCAACATCGACCCCGGTGTGCTGATCTACCTGATGCGCCAGAAGGGCCTGGGCGCCGACGCCATCGAGAAGCTGCTCTACAACAAGTCGGGCCTGCTCGGCGTGTCGGGCCTGTCCAACGACATGCGCGCCCTGCTGGACAGCGAGGACCCCCACGCCGAGGAGGCGGTGGAGCTGTTCTGCTTCCGCATCGCCAAGGAGACGGGCGCGCTCGCCGCGTCCATGGGCGGCATCGACGCGCTGGTCTTCACCGCCGGCATCGGCGAACGCTCCGCCCCGGTGCGGGCGCGGGTGGGCGACAAGCTGGCCTGGCTCGGCGTGGTCCTCGACCCGGCGGCCAACGAGGCCAACGGCCCGCTGATCTCCGCCCCGACCAGCCGCATCCCCGTCTACGTCATCCCGACCGACGAGGAGCAGATGATCGCCCTGCACAGCCGCAAGGCGCTGGAGACCGCCTGA
- a CDS encoding hybrid sensor histidine kinase/response regulator: MTSEGAYPHGVGRHGAVLVFDADDRLTAWNEAAEALAGAGRLLVQGALPEALAPLFRCLPPGHTVTDWPLSGGGFIRRTAGADAAGAGPTAGADLSGRLFAAASHDLRQPLAALSLLLGALEGRLDGAAAGGGKGAPGRGGALNDPAARDLLNAMGNAVQSLRGMVDGHFDLVRLEAGLVQPDIGAPVVNGILTRVALDAAPRLDGRGLRFSVLPCSVRVATDASLLERILQGFVASTLRHTERGRVVLGCRRQGAHLRIELWSTGRGLLPDQLLALREEFQRPDGSGDPSAIDLGLRLACGLARRLGHRLEVDSAPGRGTMLAVLVPRAADGADEPPAAAEPGPADAPAPGADVSRARVLVIEDDPMVLDALGALLGQWGCAVVAADSVDDALERLGPGPQPPDLVISDLRLKGAMNGIVAIRQIGKALDATLPGLILTGDTDPMRLREARLSGYPLLHKPVAPMALRGAVARLLGRERLKS; this comes from the coding sequence GTGACGAGCGAAGGAGCTTATCCGCATGGCGTGGGACGGCACGGCGCGGTCCTGGTCTTCGACGCCGACGACCGGCTGACCGCCTGGAACGAGGCGGCGGAGGCGCTGGCCGGCGCCGGCCGCCTTCTGGTCCAGGGCGCCTTGCCGGAAGCGCTGGCGCCGCTGTTCCGCTGTCTGCCGCCCGGCCACACCGTCACCGACTGGCCGCTCAGCGGAGGCGGGTTCATCCGCCGCACCGCCGGAGCGGACGCCGCGGGGGCCGGGCCCACGGCGGGCGCCGACCTGTCGGGCCGCCTGTTCGCCGCGGCCAGCCACGACCTGCGCCAGCCGCTGGCCGCCCTGTCGCTCCTGTTGGGGGCCTTGGAAGGGCGGCTCGACGGGGCCGCGGCGGGTGGCGGCAAGGGCGCTCCGGGGCGGGGCGGCGCCCTCAACGACCCGGCGGCGCGCGACCTGCTGAACGCCATGGGCAACGCGGTGCAGTCGCTGCGCGGGATGGTGGACGGGCATTTCGACCTCGTGCGGCTGGAGGCCGGTCTGGTGCAGCCGGACATCGGCGCGCCCGTGGTCAACGGCATCCTGACGCGGGTGGCGCTGGACGCCGCCCCGCGCCTCGACGGGCGGGGGTTGCGCTTCTCGGTGCTGCCCTGCTCGGTGCGGGTCGCCACCGACGCCTCGCTTCTGGAGCGCATCCTTCAGGGATTCGTGGCCAGCACCCTGCGCCACACGGAGCGGGGGCGGGTCGTGCTCGGCTGCCGCCGCCAGGGGGCGCATCTGCGGATCGAACTGTGGTCCACCGGTCGCGGCCTGCTTCCCGACCAGCTTCTCGCCCTGAGGGAGGAGTTCCAGCGCCCGGACGGCTCGGGTGACCCCTCGGCGATCGATCTCGGCCTGCGGCTCGCCTGCGGTCTGGCGCGGCGGCTGGGGCACCGGCTCGAGGTGGACTCGGCGCCCGGCCGCGGCACGATGCTGGCGGTGCTGGTGCCGCGGGCGGCGGACGGTGCGGACGAGCCGCCGGCCGCCGCGGAACCCGGTCCCGCCGATGCCCCCGCTCCCGGCGCGGACGTCAGCCGCGCCCGCGTGCTGGTCATCGAGGACGACCCGATGGTGCTGGACGCGCTGGGCGCGCTGCTCGGCCAATGGGGCTGCGCGGTGGTCGCCGCGGACTCGGTGGACGACGCGCTGGAGCGGCTGGGTCCCGGTCCGCAGCCACCCGACCTCGTCATCTCCGACCTGCGGTTGAAAGGCGCGATGAACGGGATCGTCGCCATCCGCCAGATCGGCAAGGCGCTCGACGCCACGCTGCCCGGGCTGATCCTCACCGGCGACACCGATCCGATGCGCCTGCGCGAGGCGCGGCTGTCCGGATATCCGTTGCTTCACAAGCCGGTGGCGCCGATGGCCCTGCGGGGGGCGGTGGCGCGGCTTCTCGGTCGCGAGCGGCTGAAGTCCTGA
- a CDS encoding MmcB family DNA repair protein translates to MADILLQGDEPPIPAGGAVPIFRGVRRALAARGFVSMAEFRLASGRRADVLAMDGAGTVVIVEVKSCVADFRSDQKWPDYRDWCDAFYFAVDDAFPAELIPDDCGLMVADAYGAEILREAPEHRLAPARRKALTLRAALTGAGRLHRIEDPSWSQDTSPV, encoded by the coding sequence ATGGCCGATATCCTGTTGCAGGGCGACGAGCCGCCGATCCCGGCGGGCGGCGCCGTCCCGATCTTCCGCGGGGTGCGCCGTGCGCTGGCCGCGCGCGGCTTCGTCAGCATGGCGGAGTTCCGGCTGGCCAGCGGACGCCGCGCCGACGTCCTGGCGATGGACGGCGCCGGCACCGTCGTCATCGTCGAGGTGAAAAGCTGCGTGGCCGATTTCCGGTCCGACCAGAAATGGCCGGACTACCGGGACTGGTGCGACGCCTTCTACTTCGCCGTCGACGACGCCTTCCCGGCGGAGCTGATCCCCGACGACTGCGGCCTGATGGTCGCCGACGCCTACGGCGCGGAGATCCTGCGCGAGGCGCCGGAACACCGGCTGGCCCCGGCGCGGCGCAAGGCGCTGACCCTGCGCGCCGCGCTCACCGGGGCCGGCCGCCTGCACCGGATCGAGGACCCGTCCTGGAGCCAGGACACCTCGCCAGTGTGA
- a CDS encoding GNAT family N-acetyltransferase, whose translation MTSAPTLRDARIEDVPAFQRIYEHHVRHGVGTFEEEPPDVAELEGRFRAITGAGLPWLVAERDGVVLGYAYGSAYHVRSAYRFTIQDSVYIAEAARGQGLGRLLLQALIDRCVAQGYRQMVALVGGSENAGSIGLHSALGFRTCGVVEAVGLKFGRWLDVVMMQKDLGAGRSDIPDGEGPSQPVAVR comes from the coding sequence ATGACCAGCGCCCCCACCCTCCGCGACGCCCGCATCGAGGACGTCCCCGCCTTCCAGCGGATCTACGAGCACCATGTCCGGCACGGCGTCGGCACCTTCGAGGAGGAGCCGCCCGACGTGGCGGAGCTGGAGGGGCGCTTCCGTGCCATCACCGGCGCCGGGCTGCCCTGGCTGGTGGCGGAACGCGACGGCGTGGTCCTCGGCTACGCCTACGGCAGCGCCTACCATGTGCGCTCCGCCTACCGCTTCACCATCCAGGACTCCGTCTACATCGCCGAGGCGGCGCGCGGCCAGGGCCTCGGGCGCCTGCTGCTCCAGGCGCTGATCGACCGCTGCGTGGCGCAGGGCTACCGCCAGATGGTGGCGCTGGTCGGCGGGTCGGAGAACGCCGGGTCGATCGGGCTGCACAGCGCGCTGGGCTTCCGCACCTGCGGCGTGGTCGAGGCTGTCGGGCTGAAGTTCGGGCGCTGGCTGGACGTGGTCATGATGCAGAAGGATCTGGGCGCCGGCCGCTCCGACATTCCGGACGGCGAGGGGCCGAGCCAGCCGGTGGCCGTGCGCTGA
- a CDS encoding ATP-binding protein, giving the protein MALLDRRRRGSFAVPVLVAAGLTLTLGAFFQMRAANRDAERAQHERQFAQFHDALTERIGSHALLLRTLRSAFSDARPATRDAFAAAVRPMMPLYPGLWSVTWVRRVPPAEVPALEADMRAAGRQDFAVQDGAVQDGAVQDRAVQNRAVQNRDETGGDTAGAPPASSQGDLFVNTLVEPERGGVFGQGINILSLPNRAEVLARACASGEPTATEALPPRQRGESGRSIGLYLPVYRYPVDEMDGADRCAEVAGYVASVFGIARLLEEAGNRVNGLHGAVHLLDGPAGDGGRVLASRDLDAPSASREGMPFSEIRKDGETVVERDLLIGGRRWTLALAIPPEPRLGPVDYPAWIVLVMGLLLTGALAGYTRREAQAKRLLVTEARARAAMARALRESEERFRMALRHSRVAVFSLDRNLRYMWMYNPQTGRAAETFIGRTNAGIHAPDDAARLDAVKRAVLDTGTGSRQEVRIGGAPGPEQVFDLIVEPLRDEVGAVSGVICAAIDISDGVRIREALAEAHAEAERANRAKSRFLAAASHDLRQPFQAMSLFHHILSARLSDAKQMEVAEKLGEAIAAGNTLLNTLLDTSALEAGNVKPRPTVFPFQDIANRLNREFAEQAASKGMVLRMVPTSACVLSDPVLLERMVRNLLVNALRYAGTGTILLGCRHRDGHALVEVWDTGPGIPADQLKLIFDDFYRCGTDQRDSGRGLGLGLSIVRRTAQILGHQVDVRSRVGKGTVFSIAVLMVGDRHHPLPEEPTTSVASA; this is encoded by the coding sequence ATGGCGCTGCTGGACAGAAGGAGGCGGGGCTCGTTTGCGGTTCCGGTGCTGGTCGCCGCGGGCCTGACGTTGACCCTGGGCGCCTTTTTCCAGATGCGCGCCGCCAACCGCGATGCGGAGCGCGCGCAGCACGAGCGGCAGTTCGCCCAGTTCCACGACGCCCTGACGGAGCGGATCGGCAGCCACGCGCTGCTGCTGCGCACGCTGCGCTCGGCCTTTTCGGACGCCCGCCCGGCCACCCGCGACGCCTTCGCGGCGGCGGTCCGGCCGATGATGCCCCTCTATCCCGGACTGTGGTCGGTCACCTGGGTGCGTCGGGTTCCGCCGGCCGAGGTTCCGGCGCTGGAGGCGGACATGAGGGCCGCCGGACGCCAGGACTTCGCGGTTCAAGACGGGGCTGTTCAGGACGGGGCCGTTCAGGACAGGGCCGTTCAGAACAGGGCCGTTCAGAACAGGGATGAGACGGGCGGCGACACCGCCGGCGCCCCCCCGGCCTCCTCCCAGGGGGATCTGTTCGTCAACACGCTGGTGGAGCCGGAGCGCGGCGGGGTCTTCGGGCAGGGGATCAACATCCTGTCCCTGCCCAACCGGGCGGAGGTGCTGGCGCGGGCCTGCGCGTCGGGCGAACCGACGGCGACGGAGGCCCTGCCGCCGCGTCAACGGGGGGAGTCCGGGCGCAGCATCGGCCTGTATCTTCCCGTTTACCGCTATCCCGTGGACGAGATGGACGGGGCCGACCGCTGCGCGGAAGTCGCCGGCTACGTCGCCTCGGTCTTCGGCATCGCCCGCCTTCTGGAGGAGGCGGGCAACCGCGTGAACGGCCTGCACGGGGCCGTGCATCTGCTCGACGGGCCGGCGGGGGACGGCGGGCGGGTCCTGGCGTCCCGCGACCTCGACGCCCCGTCCGCGAGCCGGGAGGGCATGCCCTTCAGCGAGATCCGCAAGGATGGCGAGACGGTGGTCGAGCGCGATCTGCTGATCGGCGGCCGGCGCTGGACCCTGGCGCTGGCGATTCCGCCCGAACCGCGGCTGGGGCCGGTGGATTATCCGGCCTGGATCGTCCTGGTGATGGGGCTTCTTCTGACCGGCGCGCTGGCCGGCTACACCCGGCGCGAGGCGCAGGCCAAGCGCCTCCTGGTGACCGAGGCCCGCGCCCGCGCCGCCATGGCCCGCGCGCTGCGCGAAAGCGAGGAGCGGTTCCGCATGGCGCTGCGCCATTCGCGGGTCGCCGTGTTCAGCCTGGACCGCAACCTGCGCTACATGTGGATGTACAACCCGCAGACCGGGCGGGCGGCGGAAACCTTCATCGGGCGGACCAACGCCGGAATCCACGCGCCGGACGACGCGGCCCGGCTGGACGCGGTGAAGCGGGCCGTGCTGGACACCGGCACCGGCTCCCGGCAGGAGGTCCGCATCGGAGGGGCGCCCGGCCCGGAGCAGGTGTTCGACCTGATCGTCGAGCCGCTGCGGGACGAGGTCGGCGCGGTGTCGGGCGTGATCTGCGCCGCCATCGACATCTCCGACGGTGTGCGCATCCGCGAGGCGCTGGCGGAGGCCCATGCCGAGGCGGAGCGGGCCAACCGGGCCAAGTCGCGCTTCCTCGCCGCGGCCAGCCACGATCTGCGCCAGCCCTTCCAGGCGATGAGCCTGTTCCACCACATCCTGTCCGCCCGCCTGTCCGACGCCAAGCAGATGGAGGTGGCGGAGAAGCTGGGCGAGGCGATCGCCGCCGGCAACACGCTGCTCAACACGCTGCTCGACACCTCCGCGCTGGAGGCCGGCAACGTCAAGCCGCGCCCCACCGTCTTCCCATTCCAGGACATTGCCAACCGGCTGAACCGCGAGTTCGCGGAGCAGGCGGCCAGCAAGGGCATGGTGCTGCGGATGGTCCCGACCTCCGCCTGCGTGCTCAGCGACCCGGTCCTGCTGGAGCGCATGGTGCGCAACCTGCTGGTCAACGCGCTGCGCTACGCCGGGACCGGGACGATCCTGCTGGGCTGCCGGCACCGCGACGGGCACGCGCTGGTCGAGGTGTGGGACACCGGGCCGGGCATCCCCGCCGACCAGCTCAAGCTGATCTTCGACGACTTCTACCGCTGCGGCACCGACCAGCGGGACAGCGGGCGCGGGCTGGGGCTGGGGCTCTCGATCGTCCGGCGCACCGCGCAGATCCTCGGCCATCAGGTCGATGTCCGGTCGCGCGTCGGCAAGGGCACGGTCTTCTCCATCGCCGTGCTGATGGTCGGCGACCGCCACCACCCGTTGCCCGAGGAGCCCACCACGTCGGTGGCGAGCGCCTGA
- a CDS encoding response regulator, translating into MHAQDAGPAAAAQTHHHDRGPRMESPGIGAPGVGAPRIGIGWIAALALAALLAGAGAGGSVWLALAEMDARARGQAARSLDEALDLMRVAELAAGLTADAAELEAAGTAQRRLAAHNALRQRTHQLGATLDTLPRDWHAELRFATLAIRAEADELNATVERRLSVQHSLQDLVGQVAARSEALAAALAASRTPPPDGESLRRIDDSRQAVALRLLATTTAPATSARGDFRKAAGALFDALNELPIDAASPRRADAARQLVALGMDDQNLFDLRQEVEALTAKAAGIAALLRGTATDLAQRSGRGALALRDGLREGDASHVRWAGMELSAAAPAGVGLVTGLAVLAAGLGVARSRAPRVPRSDPDGAKRTGAPPDTPPLRVLLAEDEPVSQQAAAMLLRRAGHEVTVVGDGRAALAAVQGDRYDLVLMDMQMPDMDGIEATRRIRALPHGAGTAAAGLRIVALTAASAPGAVERCRAAGADAVLEKPLRLPVLSALLDRLSTGSGAASAVAGKALSPEQESALPVFDEDAILQMREHLPAERVAALVTNTLVTLRGYHAALEQAWTAGDRATAGAMAHKIAGVAGIYGCVALRGAARSLEAALETGDGDPDALRRALDAAVPPALAALDRWSGG; encoded by the coding sequence ATGCACGCACAGGACGCCGGGCCAGCCGCCGCGGCGCAGACGCACCATCACGACCGCGGCCCGCGGATGGAATCCCCTGGGATCGGCGCTCCCGGAGTCGGTGCACCCAGGATCGGCATCGGTTGGATCGCCGCGCTCGCCCTGGCCGCGCTGCTGGCCGGCGCCGGGGCCGGCGGCTCCGTGTGGCTCGCCCTGGCCGAGATGGACGCCCGCGCCCGCGGCCAGGCCGCCCGCAGCCTGGACGAGGCGCTCGACCTCATGCGCGTCGCGGAGCTGGCCGCCGGGCTGACCGCCGACGCGGCCGAGCTGGAAGCGGCGGGCACCGCCCAGCGCCGGCTGGCCGCCCACAACGCCCTGCGCCAGAGGACGCACCAGCTCGGCGCCACGCTGGACACCCTGCCGCGGGATTGGCACGCCGAGCTGCGCTTCGCCACCCTGGCCATCCGCGCGGAGGCGGACGAGCTGAACGCCACGGTGGAGCGCCGCCTGAGCGTGCAGCACAGCCTTCAGGATCTCGTCGGGCAGGTGGCGGCCCGCAGCGAGGCGCTGGCGGCGGCTCTCGCCGCATCGCGCACGCCACCGCCGGACGGTGAATCGCTGCGCCGGATCGACGATTCACGGCAGGCGGTGGCGCTGCGCCTGCTCGCCACCACGACGGCGCCGGCCACCTCGGCGCGGGGCGATTTCCGCAAGGCTGCCGGTGCGCTGTTCGACGCTTTGAACGAGCTGCCGATCGACGCCGCGAGCCCACGCCGCGCCGATGCCGCGCGCCAGCTCGTCGCGCTGGGAATGGACGACCAGAACCTCTTCGACCTGCGGCAGGAGGTGGAGGCGCTGACCGCCAAGGCGGCGGGGATCGCCGCGCTGCTGCGCGGCACCGCCACGGACCTTGCCCAGCGGAGCGGCCGCGGCGCGCTGGCCCTGCGCGACGGGCTGCGGGAGGGGGACGCCTCCCACGTCCGCTGGGCGGGCATGGAGTTGTCCGCCGCCGCCCCGGCCGGGGTCGGACTCGTCACCGGACTGGCGGTCCTCGCGGCCGGGCTGGGCGTCGCGCGGAGCCGCGCCCCGCGCGTCCCCCGGTCCGATCCGGACGGGGCGAAGCGGACCGGTGCGCCGCCCGACACGCCCCCGCTGCGCGTCCTGCTGGCCGAGGACGAGCCGGTCAGCCAGCAGGCCGCGGCCATGCTGCTGCGCCGCGCCGGTCACGAGGTGACGGTGGTGGGCGACGGGCGGGCCGCCCTGGCGGCGGTGCAGGGCGACCGCTACGACCTCGTCCTGATGGACATGCAGATGCCGGATATGGACGGGATCGAGGCGACCCGCCGCATCCGCGCCCTCCCCCATGGGGCCGGAACCGCGGCGGCGGGGCTGCGCATCGTCGCGCTGACCGCCGCCTCCGCGCCCGGCGCGGTGGAGCGCTGCCGGGCGGCGGGAGCCGACGCCGTCCTTGAGAAGCCGCTGCGCCTGCCCGTGCTGTCCGCCCTGCTGGACCGCCTGTCCACAGGCTCCGGCGCGGCTTCCGCCGTTGCGGGCAAGGCCCTGTCGCCAGAGCAGGAATCCGCCCTTCCCGTGTTCGATGAGGACGCCATCCTCCAGATGCGCGAGCATCTGCCGGCGGAGCGGGTGGCCGCCCTGGTGACCAACACCCTCGTCACGCTGCGCGGCTACCACGCCGCGCTGGAGCAGGCCTGGACCGCCGGGGACCGGGCGACCGCCGGGGCCATGGCCCACAAGATCGCCGGAGTGGCCGGAATCTACGGCTGCGTGGCGCTGCGCGGCGCCGCAAGGTCGCTCGAAGCCGCGCTGGAGACCGGCGACGGCGATCCGGACGCCCTGCGCCGCGCGCTGGACGCCGCCGTTCCGCCGGCGCTCGCCGCCCTGGACCGCTGGAGCGGCGGCTGA
- a CDS encoding bifunctional enoyl-CoA hydratase/phosphate acetyltransferase, whose translation MDRVTAPATPDFGKNGSAMIENVTFEEIQIGQQASLSRRLTMSDIELFATVSGDINPAHLDEEYAADSQFHKVIGHGMWSGSLISAVLGTLLPGPGTIYLGQDLRFKRPVGLGDVITVTVTAKEKHAEKNIVVFDCVARNQDGKEVVSGLAEVIAPTRKVRRAAHELPQVQVIRHDGHDELLGKTESLPPVPTAVVHPCDESSLKGAVEAAEANLIDPVLIGPASKIKSVAEAHGLDISRYRIVDVAHSHASAETGVRLARSGECEAVMKGSLHTDELMAEVVRKETGLRTGRRLSHVFVMNVPTYPRTLLITDAAINIYPTLEDKVDIVQNAIDLAKVLGVETPRVAILSAVETVNPKIASTLEAAALCKMADRGQIKGGILDGPLAFDNAISLEAARTKGIVSEVAGQADILLVPDLEAGNMLAKQLSFLANSDAAGIVLGARVPIILTSRADNVRTRLASCAVAVLAAAARRRGAAAAAE comes from the coding sequence ATGGACCGTGTTACCGCGCCCGCCACCCCCGACTTCGGCAAGAACGGCTCAGCCATGATCGAGAACGTCACCTTCGAGGAAATCCAGATCGGCCAGCAGGCGAGCCTGTCGCGGCGTCTGACCATGTCCGACATCGAGCTGTTCGCCACGGTGTCCGGCGACATCAATCCGGCGCACCTCGACGAGGAGTATGCGGCGGACAGCCAGTTCCACAAGGTGATCGGCCACGGCATGTGGTCGGGGTCGCTGATCTCCGCCGTTCTCGGCACGCTGCTGCCCGGTCCGGGGACGATCTATCTGGGCCAGGACCTGCGCTTCAAGCGCCCGGTGGGCCTGGGCGACGTCATCACCGTGACGGTCACCGCCAAGGAGAAGCACGCCGAGAAGAACATCGTCGTCTTCGATTGCGTGGCCCGCAACCAGGACGGCAAGGAGGTCGTCTCCGGCCTCGCCGAGGTGATCGCGCCGACCAGGAAGGTCCGCCGCGCGGCGCACGAGCTGCCGCAGGTCCAGGTCATCCGCCACGACGGCCATGACGAGCTGCTGGGCAAGACGGAATCGCTGCCCCCGGTGCCGACCGCCGTCGTCCATCCCTGCGACGAAAGCTCGCTGAAGGGCGCGGTCGAGGCCGCCGAGGCCAACCTGATCGACCCGGTGCTGATCGGCCCGGCCTCGAAGATCAAGTCGGTCGCCGAGGCCCACGGCCTGGACATCAGCCGCTACCGCATCGTGGACGTGGCGCATTCCCACGCGTCGGCCGAGACCGGCGTCCGGCTGGCCCGCTCGGGCGAGTGCGAGGCGGTGATGAAGGGCAGCCTGCACACCGACGAGCTGATGGCCGAGGTCGTCCGCAAGGAGACCGGCCTGCGCACCGGTCGGCGGCTCAGCCACGTCTTCGTGATGAACGTGCCGACCTATCCGCGCACGCTGCTGATCACCGACGCGGCGATCAACATCTACCCGACGCTGGAAGACAAGGTGGACATCGTCCAGAACGCCATCGACCTCGCCAAGGTCCTGGGCGTCGAGACGCCGCGCGTCGCCATCCTGTCGGCGGTGGAGACGGTGAACCCGAAGATCGCCTCGACGCTGGAAGCGGCGGCGCTGTGCAAGATGGCCGACCGTGGCCAGATCAAGGGCGGCATCCTCGACGGCCCGCTGGCCTTCGACAACGCCATCAGCCTGGAGGCCGCCCGCACCAAGGGCATCGTGTCCGAGGTCGCCGGCCAGGCCGACATCCTGCTGGTCCCCGATCTGGAGGCCGGCAACATGCTGGCCAAGCAGCTCTCCTTCCTGGCGAACTCCGACGCCGCCGGCATCGTGCTCGGCGCCCGCGTGCCGATCATCCTGACCAGCCGCGCCGACAACGTCCGCACCCGTCTGGCGTCCTGCGCCGTGGCCGTCCTGGCCGCCGCCGCCCGCCGCCGTGGCGCCGCCGCCGCGGCCGAGTGA